The nucleotide window TGTCAAATGAAATAGTGTTACAATTGAAATACTAATATTAAATGAAACTACGGCACATTtggttattgatattaaatgattgttttgggatgaattttatttttaactttcatAATTTGTGTTAGGCATTCCCATAGTAATGGATATCTCATTCTCGAATATGTGTCTTTTGTCATAAGAAAAAAATGATTAGAGTTGGACCAGTATGATCACAAATCTTGCCAAGTGTTAACAAACATATAAGTGATCTAGCTCCAATTTAGTATGAGGCCTTTTGAGAAGATGTCCAAAAAACCTGTGTGACCTCAGCCCAAAGCGGACAATATCATATTAATGCGGATCATGCAGCCGGTGCAACACCAACTACATTACATCAAATTTTTCAATTACCATTTCCACCTTTTAATACTAACAACCAAATAAGCCGTTACCGGTTAATGTTATTTCCTATGGTGAATGGAATGATCAGATATTTGGAAATCTGTTGAGAAAGTAAGTTAGTGTTAAGGGATACTCAATTGATATTTCCAGATAGTTAGGAATTAAGATCAGAGAGTTGCATAATTATTAGTTGTTACTGTGTTGTTATAATGGTTGACTTTTTGTATCTTTGCTGCCCACAAACGCTATGATGATAATAACCTATGTGATGACACTTTATAAGTCACTATATTGTAAACATCATCTAAATGAATAAAGTAACAattgaaaaattgtgaaaactCTGGTGTGTGTTGTAATCCTCTAATGTGAAAGAAATGATCAGATATCAGGAGAATCTGTTGGGGAAGTAAGAGTTTGTGCAGACATGCATGAACGGAAAGCAGAAATGGCTCGAGAAGCCGATGCCTTCATAGCTCTTCCTGGTATTCTCAACAATAGTTCATTTCTTACATTATAAACCTTAGAAGATTTAGCGGAGGTATTTTACTTAAATGTGTAACTGATCTTAATATTTGATAGGAGGGTATGGTACAATGGAAGAAACTCTGGAGATGATAACCTGGGCTCAACTTGGAATACACAAAAAGCCGGTATATTTGATGCTGATTTAGCTTATATCCCTTAGCATGTAGAAGCACATTGTCATTTATTTGGTACCTCCCAAGGATCGGAAACTTCCATTCTAACCCTTCTTGGGGGATTTCATCCACAAACGCAAAGTTACGGCTAACTGATATTGCTCATCATCATTTAGCTTGTTATAACTTATATGGTGTTGCTTCAGGTGGGCCTTCTGAATGTAGATGGTTATTATGACTGTTTACTTCAACTTTTTGACAATGGTGTGAAGGAAGGATTCATCAAAGCAGATGCACGCGATATAGTCGTATCTTCCCCCAACGCGGAAGAGCTTTTGACAAAAATGGAGGTTCTTGTTTCCAAATCTTGCATGTTTATCTTATACTACTTTCAAATTATCTATTCCACTGAGTTTGGTGCATTTCTCTCCATAAGCTATCACTTGGGTAGATGAAATGCAACAAACTCTGTGAGGCTATTCCACTGAGTTTGCTGCATTTCTCTCGATATCTGTCACTTGGGTAGTTGAAATGCAACAAACTACAAAGTTCGGTTATGAGCATTCGTTTTAGGGAAGTTGACGAGTTTATCCACACATCATACAATACTAATATGATTATAGATTCCGTATAGATATTATTCATGACTTTGTGCCTTTTGTTTCTACGCCCTTCTTGTAAAAGATAATCACCTAAACATCGCTCTAGGCTTACTAATGCAAATAGAAGAGAGTGCGTTAGAATACTAACATACTATATTCTTTGAACATCGATTTTGCAGAAATTTACACCTTCCCACGAGCATATCGCGCCCCATGAAAGCTGGCAAATGCAACAACTGGGTAACTATCCAAGCCAACAAAGTGAACATTGATTGATCTCCAAGAATTGGaggtatacatacatataatatcTAGATTGATTGAGATAAGATTGCACCATTATTGAAGTTTGTTTTAGGAGATAAAAGTAAGGCCTAAAATAAGGCCAAGTTTGCCTGTTTGGTAATGCTTTTTGCTGCTTGCTTGTAACAAATTGGATTTGATATGATGTTTGTCAATTGAAACTTTATTATTAGGTATAAGGTATAAGGTATAAGGTACTTACTATCTATATTCAATGGAGTAATGTTTTGTTTGTTGCAACTTGCAACTCAAATGTGTATGTTGGTGAAGATCATGATTGCTAGAACATCCTTATGTCTAGCCTTTTTTAGTTGGTTATGATTTACAGGGTCCCACTCCCACTCCTAATCCCAATCCCAGATAAGGCTTGGCATTTGTGCCATTGCAACAACTAGGGGTTGATCTTGGCAGGGTAGTTGAGTGGTCAAAAAAGTGCATACTTTAGTCTTACCCTTAGCTAAGCAAAAGAGGCAACAATCATGGTAGACACACAATTATAGTGTACatgatttgttaatttttttggaaatttgttcaattttagactatttttgaggtttttttgaACGAATCATGAATTTTATAAAAGGTAACATATCGGCACTATTGTTGTGATGAGAAGAAAATCTAGTATTCTTTTGTTTTGCGTTATGGAATTATTGAAGATTTGAAACTGATGAAAGGTTGGGTAGATTAGGTTGCTAATTTAAGGTTTTTAGTTAAagttaaaaagagaaataaacgTGTACTGTCCACGTAGGAAAATATGcgtattgtttttaaaatttttttaatgcaaATGCTAAGTCACATTGCGATTTATAAAACACACTATCATGTCACTTATTTAACtattataataaataactaataaaccATAAAATGCCTTAGTAGTTTATttgtactttattttatttagttgtatCAGTTTATGATATGAATAAGCTATATCTAAACAAGCTACTCATAGCAACTTTTAAGTAGCTTGTTCAGgtcaaactaattaataaataaattgatttaaataattattagttaTTAGCTATTAGCTATTAGGCGCTTGTATAGCACATTATTGAGTTACAATATTCTTGTTATCAAGAACAATTCTGCATCTAAGAAGCCACTCGAGTGATCATCAGATTCACACAAAAAGGGCAGCATTAAATGGAAATTCCCCAAAACCATTTATTAGGTCATATCTATCTCAAACGAGAGGTAACCCTAACATTAAGGGCTATATTCATGATTCATACAAACCTTAAACGGTAGGCTTTTGGGGGAAACAAAAGGGC belongs to Amaranthus tricolor cultivar Red isolate AtriRed21 chromosome 17, ASM2621246v1, whole genome shotgun sequence and includes:
- the LOC130804381 gene encoding cytokinin riboside 5'-monophosphate phosphoribohydrolase LOG8, whose amino-acid sequence is MEDNNTGTKFKRVCVFCGSNPGNRQVFSDAAIELGNELVKRKMDLVYGGGSVGLMGLISRRVFNGGCHVLGVIPKALMPYEISGESVGEVRVCADMHERKAEMAREADAFIALPGGYGTMEETLEMITWAQLGIHKKPVGLLNVDGYYDCLLQLFDNGVKEGFIKADARDIVVSSPNAEELLTKMEKFTPSHEHIAPHESWQMQQLGNYPSQQSEH